A genomic region of Plasmodium falciparum 3D7 genome assembly, chromosome: 11 contains the following coding sequences:
- a CDS encoding protein phosphatase 2C, translated as MGAYLSSPKTNKESLDGGNLELDPSRYGLSCMQGWRKNMEDAHICYNNLKFNEIEEDVSIYGVFDGHGGPNVSKWISYNFRRIFIRCLKEANEEMIKKNMKRSENYKLKLIKLTLEKTFLKLDEEMLLSENQEKLKKYSVPTQEDEEESDTRENYIYSILNDIISKNISIKAIEKDGKRCLQVVYNKDGSPVEEGNTDGSATSTLNQDQPEHNQLYEDGNDNNNSNNNNNNNNNNISPNLYGTNGENILRSDENYDSSNLNLGDNQDRKNYDDIENLGDNNNSSNDMLKKDDASSDILTATTSTNDMKDEDKKNNYLVEKNEHMKKENNNCEENSEQNKQVNGMSSYNKALIEGAMGESIDEKGLLNLNDIKTNNILIDNNNDSNNNNNNNNNNNNSSSNDPSMFSTAYAHHCNNNEGTIGDYLNNEENNETNNIKRLKKDICNDEKGNTQNDIKEEDKMRNMETYMNEPIDGVKSELTYDNLKSMEEQEKNGEIEQGINNMIDHFQSNNLLNNDNTNGNINSYTNDDIHNNGSLQGYEQDGLIQNRNNGDEVNNSDIERLAYDEASANVIDNNINNDIHEEDEDDENNNNDEETGEDDCNGVYSSEELRLFENYYSNDYEDNIAYSCGSTALVAVILKGYLIVANAGDSRAIVCFNGNSLGMSTDHKPHLQTEEARIKKAGGYIANGRVDGNLNLTRAIGDLHYKRDPFLPQKDQKISAFPEITCVTLTPEDEFLFLACDGIWDCKDGQDVVGFVKTRLEKFEEIPDDPNNSLDNTENSEHMNTNNNSDQNEKLKSEDQNNINNEQENILNTSNNDFQKNENLLNENNMDNINMQEKSETEEDLDLERDEDKHDAPPVIERKKYEKFNKLSQICEELCDECLSNNYKENDGIGCDNMTCLIVQYNPEYKIHTEKKFLNIDDIE; from the coding sequence atgGGTGCATATTTATCATCACCAAAAACAAATAAGGAATCTTTAGATGGAGGTAATTTAGAATTAGATCCTAGTAGGTATGGTTTATCGTGCATGCAAGGATGGAGAAAGAATATGGAAGATGcacatatatgttataataatttaaagtTCAATGAAATTGAAGAAGATGTTTCTATATATGGTGTTTTTGATGGACATGGTGGTCCAAATGTGTCTAAATGGATATCTTATAATTTCCGTCGCATATTTATAAGATGTTTAAAAGAAGCTAATGaagaaatgataaaaaagaatatgaaaagatctgaaaattataaattaaaattaataaaattaactcttgaaaaaacatttttaaaattagaTGAAGAAATGTTATTATCAGAAAATCAGGagaaattaaagaaatatagTGTACCTACACAagaagatgaagaagaatCAGATACAAGagagaattatatatactctatattaaatgatataatatctaAAAATATTAGTATTAAAGCTATAGAAAAAGATGGAAAGAGGTGTTTACAAGTTGTTTATAACAAGGATGGTAGTCCAGTAGAGGAAGGAAATACTGATGGTAGTGCTACATCAACTTTAAATCAAGATCAACCAGAACATAATCAGTTATATGAAGATggtaatgataacaataatagtaataataataataataataataataataatatatctccTAATTTGTATGGTACCAATGGAGAGAATATTTTAAGAAGCGATGAAAATTATGATTCATCTAATTTAAATTTAGGTGATAATCAAGATAGGAAGaattatgatgatattgaaaatttaggtgataataataatagtagtaatgatATGCTTAAAAAAGATGATGCATCATCAGATATTTTAACTGCAACTACTTCGACAAATGATATGAAAGATGAAGacaagaaaaataattatcttGTTGAAAAGAATGAACAtatgaaaaaggaaaataataattgtgaAGAAAATAGTGAGCAAAATAAGCAAGTAAATGGTATGTCATCTTATAATAAGGCATTAATAGAGGGAGCAATGGGTGAATCAATTGATGAGAAAggattattaaatttaaatgatataaaaacaaataatatattaatagataacaataatgatagcaacaacaataataataataataataataataataatagtagtagtaatgatCCTTCAATGTTTAGTACTGCTTATGCACAtcattgtaataataatgaagggACTATAGGTGATTATcttaataatgaagaaaataacgaaacaaataatattaaaaggtTGAAGAAAGATATATGTAATGATGAGAAAGGAAACACACAGAATGATATAAAAGAGGAGGACAAAATGAGAAATATGGAAACATATATGAATGAGCCAATTGATGGTGTAAAATCTGAATTAACttatgataatttaaaatcTATGGAAGAACAAGAAAAGAATGGAGAAATTGAACaaggaataaataatatgatagaTCATTTTCAAAgcaataatttattaaataatgacaatacaaatggaaatataaattcttatacaaatgatgatattcataataatggGTCATTACAAGGATATGAACAAGATGGACTTATACAAAATAGGAATAATGGAGATGAAGTAAATAATTCAGATATAGAAAGATTAGCATATGATGAAGCCTCAGCTAATgttattgataataatataaataatgatatacatgaagaagatgaagatgatgaaaataataataatgatgaagaaaCAGGAGAAGATGATTGTAATGGTGTTTATTCTTCCGAAGAATTAAGATTAtttgaaaattattattctaATGATTATGAAGATAATATAGCATATAGTTGTGGATCAACTGCATTAGTAGCTGTTATATTAAAAGGTTATTTAATTGTAGCTAATGCTGGAGATTCTAGAGCTATTGTTTGTTTCAACGGAAATTCTTTAGGTATGTCTACTGATCATAAACCACATTTACAAACAGAAGAAGCTCGTATTAAAAAGGCTGGTGGATATATAGCTAATGGTAGAGTTGATGGAAATTTAAATTTGACTAGAGCTATTGGAGATTTACATTATAAAAGAGATCCATTTTTACCACAGAAAGATCAAAAAATATCAGCCTTCCCAGAAATCACATGTGTTACTTTAACACCAGAAGATGAATTTTTGTTTCTTGCATGTGATGGTATATGGGATTGTAAAGATGGTCAAGATGTTGTCGGTTTTGTAAAAACGAGACTTGAAAAATTTGAAGAAATTCCAGATGATCCAAACAATTCTTTGGATAATACAGAAAATAGTGAACATATGAatactaataataattcagatcaaaatgaaaaattaaaaagtgaagatcaaaataatataaataatgaacaagaaaatattttaaatacatCAAATAATGATTtccaaaaaaatgaaaatttacTAAACGAAAacaatatggataatataaacatgCAGGAAAAAAGTGAGACGGAAGAAGATTTAGATTTAGAAAGAGATGAAGATAAACATGATGCTCCACCTGTTAttgaaagaaagaaatatgaaaagtttaataaattatcacAAATTTGTGAAGAATTATGTGACGAATGTTTatctaataattataaagaaaatgatggTATAGGTTGTGATAATATGACATGTTTGATAGTTCAATATAATCctgaatataaaatacatacagAAAAGAAATTTCTTAATATCGACGATATTGAATAA